A stretch of Camelina sativa cultivar DH55 chromosome 18, Cs, whole genome shotgun sequence DNA encodes these proteins:
- the LOC104761069 gene encoding pyruvate dehydrogenase E1 component subunit beta-1, mitochondrial-like, giving the protein MLGMLRQRAIDGGLAASTLRRTRSALVSARSYAAGAKEMTVRDALNSAIDEEMSADPKVFVMGEEVGQYQGAYKITKGLLEKYGPERVYDTPITEAGFTGIGVGAAYAGLKPVVEFMTFNFSMQAIDHIINSAAKSNYMSAGQINVPIVFRGPNGAAAGVGAQHSQCYAAWYASVPGLKVLAPYSAEDARGLLKAAIRDPDPVVFLENELLYGESFPISEEALDSSFCLPIGKAKIEREGKDVTIVTFSKMVGFALKAAEKLAEEGISAEVINLRSIRPLDRATINASVRKTSRLVTVEEGFPQHGVCAEICASVVEESFSYLDAPVERIAGADVPMPYAANLERLALPQVEDIVRAAKRACYRSK; this is encoded by the exons ATGTTGGGAATGTTGAGGCAAAGAGCCATCGATGGAGGCTTGGCTGCTTcg ACTCTTAGAAGGACGCGATCAGCATTGGTTTCTGCTAGGAGCTATGCAGCTGGTGCCAAAGAG ATGACAGTGAGAGATGCTCTAAATTCTGCTATTGATGAGGAAATGTCTGCAGATCCTAAAGTATTTGTCATGGGTGAAGAG GTTGGCCAATATCAGGGTGCATACAAG ATCACTAAAGGCCTTTTGGAGAAGTATGGTCCTGAGAGAGTATACGATACCCCTATTACTGAG GCTGGATTTACTGGAATTGGAGTTGGTGCCGCCTACGCTGGGTTAAAGCCTGTTGTAGAATTTATGACGTTCAACTTCTCTATGCAG GCAATTGATCATATCATCAATTCTGCTGCAAAGTCAAATTACATGTCTGCTGGACAGATAAATGTACCCATTGTCTTTAGAGGACCCAATGGTGCAGCTGCTGGTGTTGGAGCTCAACATTCTCAG TGTTATGCAGCATGGTACGCCTCAGTTCCTGGTTTGAAAGTTCTCGCTCCGTATTCAGCTGAAGATGCTCGTGGTCTTCTTAAAGCTGCCATTAGAGACCCTGACCCTGTTGTCTTCCTTGAAAACGAGTTACT ATATGGTGAATCATTCCCTATTTCAGAAGAAGCACTCGATTCAAGTTTCTGTCTTCCCATAGGCAAAGCCAAG ATTGAACGAGAAGGAAAGGATGTAACGATAGTAACTTTCTCGAAGATGGTCGGTTTTGCTCTCAAG GCCGCTGAGAAGCTCGCAGAAGAGGGAATAAGCGCTGAG gTAATAAATCTTCGGTCAATCCGTCCGCTTGACAGAGCCACCATCAATGCTTCAGTGAGGAAAACAAGTAGATTGGTAACAGTTGAAGAAGGTTTCCCTCAACATGGAGTCTGTGCAGAAATCTG TGCGTCGGTTGTAGAAGAGAGCTTTTCATACTTGGATGCACCAGTGGAGAGGATTGCAGGAGCTGATGTTCCAATGCCTTATGCAGCTAACCTAGAGAGATTGGCTCTTCCTCAG GTAGAGGATATCGTTCGAGCAGCAAAGAGAGCTTGTTACAGATCGAAATAA
- the LOC104761070 gene encoding probable serine/threonine-protein kinase At1g54610, translating into MGCVLCKESTGDNKRNNNNPDEPPPGDLRKTTDDDLPSSSASTTTAVSVVEIEDKKKKKDLASIQIQPARTWHTGDFSAGSSRRPGMSLRSTPEGWPPWLIAACGDSIKDLTPRRATSYEKLEKIGQGTYSNVYKAKDLLTGKIVALKKVRFDNLEAESVKFMAREILVLRRLDHPNVIKLQGLVTSRVSCSLYLVFEYMDHDLSGLAATQGFKFDLPQVKCFMNQLLSGLEHCHSRGVLHRDIKGSNLLIDNDGILKIADFGLATFYDPKQKQNMTSRVVTLWYRPPELLLGATNYGTAVDFWSAGCILAELLAGKPVMPGRTEVEQLHKIFKLCGSPSESYWKKYKLPNATLFKPQHPYKRCVAEAFNGFPPSSVHLVETLLAIDPADRGTSASALSSEFFTSEPLPCDPSSLPKYPPSKELNVKLRDEEARRQKGLAGKGSGIDGARRIRYRGNRTGRAVPAPEANAESQSNLDRWRAISQTNGKSKSEKFPPPHQDGAVGHPMEDQSKKRSVFGGKPETSLGLSRSYKSGEGTSMRKISNKDGARGASSRKYIWGLKPPPALGLSMDLLFRSRSEVFGIRR; encoded by the exons ATGGGATGCGTTTTATGCAAGGAATCCACCGGAGACAACAAACGTAATAATAACAATCCCGATGAACCTCCTCCGGGAGACCTCCGTAAGACGACGGACGATgatttgccttcttcttctgcttcaacCACCACCGCCGTTTCTGTAGTGGAAATcgaagataagaagaagaaaaaggatttGGCTTCGATTCAGATTCAGCCGGCGAGAACATGGCACACGGGCGATTTCTCAGCCGGTTCATCTCGTCGTCCGGGTATGAGTCTCCGTTCGACACCAGAAGGATGGCCTCCGTGGCTTATTGCTGCTTGCGGCGATTCAATCAAAGACTTAACACCTCGTCGAGCTACCTCTTACGAAAAGCTCGAGAAG attggGCAAGGAACGTATAGTAATGTGTACAAGGCGAAAGATCTATTGACTGGGAAGATTGTAGCTTTGAAGAAAGTTAGGTTTGATAATTTGGAAGCTGAGAGTGTTAAGTTTATGGCTAGAGAGATTCTTGTTCTGAGAAGGCTTGATCATCCTAATGTTATTAAGCTTCAAGGTTTGGTTACTTCTCGGGTTTCTTGTAGTCTCTACCTTGTTTTTGAGTATATGGATCATGATCTCTCTGGTCTTGCTGCTACTCAAGGTTTCAAGTTTGATCTTCCTCAG GTCAAATGCTTTATGAATCAGCTACTATCTGGATTGGAGCATTGCCATAGTCGAGGAGTCTTACATCGAGATATCAAAGGTTCTAATCTTCTTATAGATAATGATGGAATACTGAAGATTGCTGATTTTGGGTTGGCTACGTTTTATGACCCGAAGCAAAAGCAAAATATGACTAGTCGTGTTGTCACGCTCTGGTACCGTCCTCCTGAGCTTCTTCTTGGAGCTACCAACTATGGAACTGCTGTTGATTTTTGGAGTGCTGGTTGTATTTTGGCAGAGTTACTTGCTGGCAAGCCCGTTATGCCAGGAAGAACCGAG GTCGAACAACTTCATAAGATATTCAAATTATGTGGCTCCCCTTCAGAATCGTACTGGAAGAAGTACAAACTGCCAAACGCAACTCTTTTTAAGCCGCAACATCCGTACAAACGCTGTGTGGCTGAAGCCTTTAATGGTTTCCCTCCATCCTCTGTGCATCTAGTCGAGACACTTCTCGCTATAGATCCTGCTGATCGAGGAACTTCTGCCTCGGCCTTGAGTAGTGAA TTCTTTACTTCTGAACCGTTACCTTGTGATCCTTCAAGTTTACCAAAGTATCCACCTTCCAAAGAACTGAATGTAAAGCTGAGGGACGAAGAGGCAAGAAg GCAAAAGGGTCTTGCTGGAAAAGGTAGTGGTATTGATGGAGCCAGAAGAATAAGGTATCGTGGGAATCGCACTGGGCGAGCTGTTCCAGCCCCAGAAGCTAACGCCGAGAGCCAATCAAACTTAGAT AGATGGAGAGCAATATCACAAACAAATGGAAAGAGCAAGAGTGAGAAGTTTCCGCCTCCTCACCAGGACGGTGCAGTTGGGCACCCAATGGAAGATCAGTCAAAGAAAAGATCAGTATTTGGTGGAAAGCCTGAGACTTCTTTGGGATTATCGAGATCATACAAGTCCGGGGAAGGGACATCAATGAGAAAGATATCAAACAAAGACGGTGCTCGTGGGGCTTCTTCTAGAAAGTACATATGGGGACTTAAACCTCCTCCAGCGCTCGGGCTATCGATGGACTTACTTTTCAGGAGCAGATCAGAAGTTTTTGGGATCCGGAGATAG
- the LOC104763351 gene encoding uncharacterized protein LOC104763351, which translates to MYRKKDFAAEYARIKKRNRGCWEYLEEIGVENWSRAHFAGERYNLMSSNIAESLNNALIPARGSPVVALLEFSRKMLARWFESRRKKILRTVGDIPIAVERELLKRFKGGLGMGVLAVGEWDFEVTSKDGKQFLVSVKDKTCSCMEFQKLKFPCTHAMAAAHDRGLEYMTLVGQMYRISTWTPTVGTSILHVQDPAEVSCLLESSDNEETTRETPEVAHPLCRRGNNKSRQPNKCGRCGGFGHNRVTCTAPLR; encoded by the exons ATGTATAGAAAGAAGGATTTTGCGGCTGAGTATGCTAGgattaaaaaaaggaatagaGGATGTTGGGAATACCTAGAAGAAATTGGCGTCGAGAATTGGAGCAGAGCTCATTTTGCCGGCGAGAGGTATAATTTGATGTCATCTAACATTGCTGAGTCCTTGAACAATGCATTGATACCAGCTAGAGGTAGTCCTGTTGTAGCATTGCTGGAGTTTAGTAGGAAAATGCTAGCTAGGTGGTTTGAATCACGTAGGAAAAAGATTTTGAGAACTGTTGGTGATATACCTATAGCAGTTGAAAGAGAGTTGTTGAAACGGTTCAAAGGAGGACTAGGGATGGGTGTACTTGCTGTAGGAGAATGGGATTTCGAGGTTACATCAAAGGATGGAAAACAGTTCCTTGTGTCAGTGAAAGACAAAACCTGCTCCTGCATGGAGTTTCAGAAGCTCAAGTTCCCTTGCACTCACGCAATGGCTGCAGCTCATGACAGGGGTTTGGAGTACATGACACTTGTTGGACAGATGTATAGGATATCAACATGGACTCCTACAGTAGGAACATCTATACTGCATGTCCAAGATCCAGCGGAAGTGAGTTGTCTGCTTGAGTCCTCCGATAACGAGGAGACCACCAGGGAGACCCCCGAAGTTGCGCATCCACTCTGCAGGAGA GGAAATAATAAGTCGAGGCAACCAAACAAGTGTGGACGTTGCGGTGGTTTTGGACACAATAGGGTAACATGTACTGCTCCTCTCCGATGA